Part of the Mycolicibacterium mengxianglii genome is shown below.
CCGGCCGCCATACCGCCAGCAGCCCTCCGCGAAGGCTCCGGTGATCCGCGGACCCGCAACGGTCGACGACGGGCCAGCCATCAGTGAATGCGAGGGCGACCGGAAGTTTCGGGGAGTCGATGAACTGACGGGTCGCAAGGTCCCGCAAGTCCGCCCAATCGCCACTGGCGCGCATGGCCGACCTCCAAAAACCACACCAGGCGCTGTAAGGGCCACCGATCGGCGCGCATAGCCCTGCTTGCATGGCCGAAAAGATCCTTGTTGGAGGTAAAACGATCTTTGCTGGAGGAACAAGGCGGTCGTTACCATTCCCCCTCCCTCCAGGGCGCATAACTCTCAGGTAGGGCTACCCACCCGTCCATATCCTAAGACGAGCGGCGGATTAGCGCAGCACGGCCGAGTACCTGAATGCGGTACGTACATTCGTCGATTTCGGCGAGTCAAAACGACGTTGGTCAGGACCCGGCCAAAGCGAGGGCTCGGGGTAACTAAAGTCTGCGACGGCAACATCTAGCAGATGTGAGGTAGACGGTTTCGCCTACCGTACGTCGTCATTCGGCCGCCGCGCGAGACATGAACAACATAATTCCAGTATCGGAGTCAAAAGGTGAGCGATCTGCCTTCCAACTGCCGAAAGACATCCCCGCTTTGTCCAATCGGATAGGGGACATCCGGCCCGTCGTGCGGCGCCAGCCGGGGCGAAAGGTATCGAGGTCGGCGGCAGTTTTGCGCCCTGCACTCCGAGACCTGGCGCGAGGCCTCGCTCCCGTAAAAGGCTCCCGCAAAAGTCCGGGTAAGGCGATGTGGGGCTGGTTCCAGCACTCGGTCCGCTTCGCAAGCGTCATCGCTCGAAGCAGGTCGCCTCTGACGTGCCTTCGGCGCATGGCCGACCACACAACCACATAAGAGCCAACAAACAGCGCACATAGCCGGTGTCACGCCGGAGTTGTTCGATACCGCAGCGATATTTGCTGGCGATACCTGCCGGTCGTTTACCGCCGCCATCTGAGCCTAAGGACCTATTTTCTCTGCTGCAGCGTTACTCACGCCCCGGAATCATCTCAACCCGAGCATGGCCTCGGCTCGGGCACCTAACAATTCGGCACCGTGCCGGACACGTATCGATTCGTTGCGTACGCAGGCTTTCCGCTGCGCGGATACGGCTGTTGCCGCACCGTTAGCAAGGATGATTCGGAAGAAAATCCTGTGCGCCAACGCATAGCGAACTCTATCTGGATTTTTCCGCCGCCGCTTTGACAGAGTGATCACCGCTGATGTCAATCGACTGCCGAAGTGGAGGAGCGCCGGCAAAATTCGAGTACCGGCGCGAGAAGGTCGGCAATCTGCGAACCAACCGCAGCGAACACTTCCGCGCTCTGACCAATTGGGTCAGGAATGTCCGGGCGTTGGTCCAAGGCCAATTGCGGGCGTAGCGCTACGAGTTCAGCAACAGTTTGCGCGTGACACTGTGAGACAAGTCTTGATGCCTCACTCAAGGTGAAGGTTCTGTTCAGGCGATGCGGGGCAAGTTCCAACACGTTGTCGCGGTGACCCGTCGTCATGGCGAGAATGAGATCGGCGTCCGCTGTGATTCTCTGTGTGAGCTGCCGAGCGGCGAAGCCGGATGGGTCGCCACCCAAGCTCTTCAGGACAGACGCCGCGTGCTGGTGGATCGGATGCGCGATCATTGCGCGGGTCCCGGCGCTGGATGCCTTGAAGCCCGGAATCTGAAAACGATTGCCATACATGACGGCGAGCCTCTCCGCTGTAGGAGATCGACAGATATTTCCGGTGCAGACGAACAGTACGTGCAGAGCGATCCCTCGTTCCAGTTTCGTGCGCAGCCGCATGCTTTGTGCGTGTATTCGGCAGCTGGTGGTTTTCATGGATTGTCGTATCCGGTAACTCTGCCCCAGCCCGAGAGTCAGACGCAGGCCGAGCCCATCGAAGCACCTCAGCGGCCGACGGGTTGCGGGTGTGGTCAGATTAGTGGATGTTGGTCCAATCGGGGCCGCGTCGGGTGATCCCAATTCGGTTGAACGTCAGCCGACACTGGACACCTATCTTGCGTCGGAACATTTGAGAAGCTGAGGGGGAAGCGGAATGGGTTGCCGTATCGCAGTTTTCGGGACTGGTTATTTAGGTGCGACGCATGCTGCATGCATGGCGGAACTGGGGCACGAAGTAATCGGCGTGGACGTTGACACGGCAAAGCTCGAGAAGCTCGCTGCCGGCGAGGTTCCGTTCTACGAACCCGGGTTGGCTGAGGTCCTCAAGGCGAATGTCGATTCCGGTCGTGTCCGATTTACGACCTCTTACGAAACGGCAGCGGAGTTCGCGGACATCCACTTCATCGGGGTTGCGACTCCGCAGAAGCGCGGCGAGTTCGCAGCCGACCTCACCTACGTTGATTCGGTCGTGACGAAGCTGGCACCGCTTCTCACCAGGCCGTCGGTCATCTTTGGGAAGTCAACCGTACCGGTGGGGACCGCTGCACGGCTGAGCGAGATGGTGCGGCGGCTCGCCCCGGTCGGCAATGCCGCTGAGGTCGCATGGAATCCAGAGTTTCTTCGTGAAGGATTTGCAGTGCAGGACACACTTCATCCTGACCGTATCGTGCTGGGTGTCGATACTGACCGTAGAGGCCGAGCCGAAGAGGTAGCTCGAGAGGTATATAGCGACATCATCGCAGAGGGTGTTCCGTTCGTGATCACCGATCTCGAAACGTCAGAGCTGGTCAAGACCGCCGCGAATGCGTTTCTCGCCACCAAGATTTCGTTCATCAACGCAATGGCAGAGGTATGTGAAGCGGCAGGCGCCGACGTGTCTGAGTTGGCCGACGCTATTGGCTACGACGCACGGATCGGGCGGCGATTCCTCAACGCGGGTATAGGGTTCGGTGGAGGCTGTCTGCCGAAAGACATCCGCGCTTTCATGGCGCGGGCAGGTGAACTCGGCGCCAACCAAGCGCTGACGTTTTTGCGCGAAGTCGACAGCATCAACATGCGGCGTCGGACAAAGATGATGGAGATGACAAGGGAGATTGCGGGCGGCTCCCTCATTGGAGCAAGGGTGGCGGTCCTGGGCGCGGCCTTCAAGCCCGATTCTGACGACATTCGCGATTCACCCGCCCTGAACATTGCCGGACAGATTCAACTACAAGGTGCGTCGGTGGCCGTATACGACCCCAAAGCAATGGAGAACTCTCGTAAGCTGTTTCCGACGTTGGATTACGCCAGCGATGTAAACGAAGCTTGCAGTGGCGCCGATGTCACCCTCGTGCTGACCGAATGGGATGAGTTCCGGCGGCTCAATCCGGCTGATTTGGATCCCATCGTGCGGGCCCGGCGCATCATCGATGGCAGAAACTGCCTTGACCAAGCCAAGTGGCGTAGCTCAGGTTGGGAATACCGTGGCATGGGCCGGCGCTAAGCACCCGCAGCGCAAGGATTGACAAATCAGCGGCCGGTGCGCCCATGGGACACGTTTCTGGCCGTGCAGAGCATTAACCGACAGTGATCCCCAGCTCGTGGGGATCACTGTCGCAGCTCTCCCTTCGTTGGAGCACTCGTGAAGCCAAATGATTCCTAAAAATGCTCCGTCG
Proteins encoded:
- a CDS encoding arsenate reductase/protein-tyrosine-phosphatase family protein; this translates as MRLRTKLERGIALHVLFVCTGNICRSPTAERLAVMYGNRFQIPGFKASSAGTRAMIAHPIHQHAASVLKSLGGDPSGFAARQLTQRITADADLILAMTTGHRDNVLELAPHRLNRTFTLSEASRLVSQCHAQTVAELVALRPQLALDQRPDIPDPIGQSAEVFAAVGSQIADLLAPVLEFCRRSSTSAVD
- a CDS encoding UDP-glucose dehydrogenase family protein; translated protein: MGCRIAVFGTGYLGATHAACMAELGHEVIGVDVDTAKLEKLAAGEVPFYEPGLAEVLKANVDSGRVRFTTSYETAAEFADIHFIGVATPQKRGEFAADLTYVDSVVTKLAPLLTRPSVIFGKSTVPVGTAARLSEMVRRLAPVGNAAEVAWNPEFLREGFAVQDTLHPDRIVLGVDTDRRGRAEEVAREVYSDIIAEGVPFVITDLETSELVKTAANAFLATKISFINAMAEVCEAAGADVSELADAIGYDARIGRRFLNAGIGFGGGCLPKDIRAFMARAGELGANQALTFLREVDSINMRRRTKMMEMTREIAGGSLIGARVAVLGAAFKPDSDDIRDSPALNIAGQIQLQGASVAVYDPKAMENSRKLFPTLDYASDVNEACSGADVTLVLTEWDEFRRLNPADLDPIVRARRIIDGRNCLDQAKWRSSGWEYRGMGRR